A region of Bacillus rossius redtenbacheri isolate Brsri chromosome 2, Brsri_v3, whole genome shotgun sequence DNA encodes the following proteins:
- the LOC134529793 gene encoding uncharacterized protein LOC134529793 — MASPRMETDSTPICRCRVLYLGSAVPHVTKDGLQGIQEPLRELYPEQGALGARGIDSWLSVWSNGLLLENVDENHKKVTRFFPIDTLHYCAAVRYVLVPEKALASTSSIPSSPAVPRFLPLDSPFARNPNPCHPPLFSAILRRTTGIKVLECHAFICKREMAANALVRCCFHAYADSSYARHVDGAASASVYGTLRSQRDVIDGPATSPQTPFVSIEKVEGWRRCGSGGSLLTLNNAAHNHNGTLTSNATSVSAGDDISVYNGDENHKVWAGSGVKSSTLDNEDTYGIGSGISSTMRSGRSTRPRQVMSPVSSPPPPPPSTSKDDAKALKKAHKEQILRKKMAGGSRENMYRENMYRENMYPMMDGTLIRGSTATMNGIRPSSSLGGTLVKGGVMPYHYSNNGMIIRSSSTLQLNGYNHPPASPVILMQHPNATLPHPASNRPSQKKMVSGTFSHRKNCGGGVVLSSRPVLIPPRGPPPNSHTMLAPMPVGKMPAKHQVTLEEPIYMPSARPLSPVASFQPGHFPHEAYLMQQYASTMDVKPKKKPPKAVNKPSSKKGTVVNGVDGENTQAPPIIIVDESPFNTGIYRKKGHLNERAFSYSIRQEHRSRSYGSLANLKFASPLPNGEAPLEASKEDFKKEREIMQIMQDLDLSGDELERSEVPAGMYESRRNVAPVAKR; from the coding sequence ATGGCTTCGCCTCGAATGGAAACAGATTCAACGCCGATTTGCCGTTGCCGAGTTCTTTACTTGGGTTCTGCAGTGCCGCACGTCACGAAAGACGGTCTACAGGGTATCCAAGAACCACTGAGAGAGCTGTATCCAGAACAAGGGGCCCTAGGTGCAAGAGGTATCGACTCGTGGCTCAGTGTTTGGAGCAATGGATTGTTACTTGAAAACGTCGACGAAAACCACAAAAAGGTCACAAGATTTTTCCCTATAGACACGCTTCATTACTGTGCCGCTGTACGGTATGTTCTTGTTCCAGAAAAAGCTTTGGCATCAACGTCGTCAATACCTTCCAGCCCAGCCGTTCCTCGGTTTCTTCCCCTGGATTCACCTTTCGCTCGCAATCCCAACCCCTGCCACCCTCCGCTTTTCTCAGCCATCCTCCGACGCACCACAGGGATTAAAGTTCTGGAATGTCACGCTTTTATCTGCAAGCGGGAAATGGCTGCAAACGCCCTGGTGAGGTGCTGTTTCCATGCGTACGCCGACTCCTCGTACGCGCGGCACGTGGACGGCGCAGCGAGTGCAAGCGTGTATGGCACGTTGAGAAGCCAGCGAGACGTCATTGACGGCCCTGCCACTTCGCCCCAGACGCCCTTCGTCAGCATCGAAAAAGTGGAAGGATGGCGTCGCTGCGGCAGCGGTGGCAGCCTGCTGACACTGAACAATGCCGCGCACAATCACAACGGGACCTTGACTTCGAACGCAACGTCTGTGTCAGCTGGTGATGACATTTCAGTTTACAACGGCGATGAGAACCACAAAGTTTGGGCGGGATCTGGGGTGAAATCTTCGACGTTGGACAACGAAGACACGTACGGAATTGGAAGTGGTATCAGCAGCACCATGCGCAGTGGTCGTTCCACGCGGCCCCGTCAAGTAATGTCACCGGTCAGTTCGCCACCTCCTCCACCACCTTCGACGTCCAAAGACGACGCAAAAGCACTTAAGAAGGCCCACAAAGAACAAATTCTAAGGAAGAAAATGGCTGGTGGCAGCCGCGAAAACATGTATCGCGAAAACATGTATCGCGAAAACATGTATCCCATGATGGATGGAACACTCATAAGAGGTTCGACAGCTACTATGAACGGTATACGCCCATCTAGCTCTCTGGGCGGGACTCTGGTCAAAGGTGGTGTAATGCCTTATCATTACAGCAATAACGGGATGATAATAAGGTCTTCTTCAACGTTGCAGCTAAATGGCTACAATCATCCGCCTGCATCACCGGTTATTTTAATGCAGCATCCAAATGCAACACTTCCACACCCAGCTTCAAATCGCCCATCGCAAAAGAAAATGGTTTCTGGGACTTTTTCTCATCGTAAAAATTGCGGAGGTGGCGTCGTTTTATCAAGTAGGCCTGTACTTATTCCCCCGCGAGGACCACCACCAAATTCTCACACAATGCTTGCGCCCATGCCCGTTGGGAAAATGCCCGCCAAACACCAGGTAACCCTAGAAGAACCCATCTACATGCCTTCGGCAAGACCTTTGAGTCCTGTGGCTTCATTCCAGCCTGGACATTTTCCACATGAAGCCTACCTTATGCAGCAGTATGCTTCCACAATGGATGTAAAGCCGAAGAAAAAGCCACCTAAAGCTGTCAACAAACCCAGTTCCAAGAAAGGAACTGTAGTGAATGGTGTCGACGGGGAAAATACACAAGCACCTCCAATTATAATCGTTGACGAGTCACCGTTCAACACGGGTATCTATCGAAAGAAAGGACACCTTAATGAAAGAGCATTTTCATATTCAATTCGCCAAGAACATCGGTCGAGATCGTACGGATCTTTAGCGAATCTGAAGTTTGCATCACCACTGCCAAACGGCGAAGCGCCATTAGAAGCAAGCAAGGAAGATTTCAAGAAGGAACGTGAAATTATGCAAATAATGCAAGATTTGGACTTGTCTGGAGATGAATTGGAGAGGTCTGAAGTTCCAGCAGGAATGTACGAAAGTCGCAGGAATGTTGCTCCCGTCGCAAAGCGATAA